Proteins encoded together in one Salarchaeum sp. JOR-1 window:
- a CDS encoding NAD(P)/FAD-dependent oxidoreductase: protein MRVVVLGGGYAGLLLTRKLEDRLPADAELLLVDDTGDHLVQHELHRVIRNPGLTDAITIPLTDLTERAEIRTDTVRGIDTDAKTVSLDEGGDLSYDAAAVCLGAQTAFYDLPGVEEHATPMKRLEHAARARRDFEGVLETGGGTVVVGGAGLSGVQVAGEFAALAREEGVEEDVSVVLLDRSADVTAGFPENFRRAVRRELDRLGVTVHTNAAVTAATDTEIEFAERAPLAYDQFVWTGGIRGPDALDGERRSVRGTLELAENTFAVGDAARVVDADGAVVPASAQAAVRATEVAARNLLASLEETDGFDPRLEQWRFESPGWLVSVGDGAVAQLGAEVLTGKAAEVVKSSVGVAYLAEHGSLRNAIEVVREDVEGASDRAALDALD, encoded by the coding sequence ATGCGAGTCGTCGTGCTCGGCGGAGGATACGCGGGACTGTTGCTCACGCGGAAACTGGAAGACCGCCTCCCCGCGGACGCGGAACTACTCCTGGTGGACGACACGGGCGACCACCTCGTCCAGCACGAGCTCCACCGCGTCATCCGGAACCCCGGTCTCACTGACGCCATCACCATCCCGCTCACCGACCTCACGGAGCGCGCCGAAATCCGGACGGACACCGTGCGCGGCATCGACACCGACGCGAAGACCGTCAGCCTCGACGAGGGCGGCGACCTGTCCTACGACGCGGCCGCGGTGTGTCTGGGCGCGCAGACCGCGTTCTACGACCTCCCCGGCGTCGAGGAGCACGCGACGCCGATGAAGCGCCTGGAACACGCCGCGCGCGCCCGCCGCGACTTCGAGGGCGTGCTGGAGACCGGCGGCGGCACCGTGGTCGTCGGTGGCGCGGGGCTCTCCGGCGTGCAGGTCGCGGGCGAGTTCGCCGCGCTCGCACGCGAGGAAGGCGTCGAAGAGGACGTGTCTGTGGTGCTCCTCGACCGCTCCGCGGACGTGACCGCGGGGTTCCCGGAGAACTTCCGGCGCGCCGTCCGCCGCGAACTCGACCGCCTCGGCGTCACCGTCCACACGAACGCCGCCGTCACGGCCGCGACCGACACCGAGATCGAGTTCGCGGAGCGCGCCCCGCTCGCGTACGACCAGTTCGTCTGGACGGGCGGCATCCGCGGGCCCGACGCGCTCGACGGCGAACGCCGGAGCGTCCGGGGAACGCTCGAGCTCGCGGAGAACACGTTCGCGGTCGGGGACGCCGCCCGGGTCGTGGACGCCGACGGCGCGGTCGTCCCGGCGAGCGCGCAGGCCGCCGTCCGGGCGACCGAGGTCGCCGCCCGCAACCTCCTCGCGTCCCTCGAAGAGACGGACGGATTCGACCCCCGGCTGGAGCAGTGGCGCTTCGAGAGCCCGGGCTGGCTGGTGAGCGTCGGGGACGGCGCGGTCGCGCAGCTCGGGGCCGAAGTCCTCACCGGGAAGGCCGCGGAGGTCGTGAAGTCGAGCGTCGGCGTCGCCTACCTCGCGGAACACGGCTCCCTGCGGAACGCAATCGAGGTCGTCCGCGAGGACGTCGAGGGCGCGTCCGACCGCGCCGCGCTCGACGCGCTCGATTAG
- a CDS encoding glycosyltransferase: MVPRVAAFTDTYLPTVNGVTYTIRTWHERWRQRGGRMPVVYPGSDDYAPDDGEHPVRSLPFPFYEGFRLGTPTVPDGLGDVDIVHAHTPFALGLAGYRLARRNDIPFVAHYHTPTSEYAEYIVPDAVTGFTERASERWERAFLDRADLVLTPSEETKRHVETDIGVDTPVDALPNGIDLQQFRPTDPADFRERFALPDGPLVGYTGRHGYEKRLHDLVDAAADLDATLVFGGDGPARSDLEARARENGVDARFLGFLDRADLPAFYSALDVFAFPSPVETQGLVALEANACGTPVVAANAGALAETVVDGETGYHYPPGDTDAFTEAIERALADRDRLAETCLEHRERFGVEKAVDRLEAVYERL; the protein is encoded by the coding sequence ATGGTTCCCCGGGTCGCCGCCTTCACGGACACCTACCTGCCGACGGTGAACGGCGTCACGTACACGATTCGGACGTGGCACGAGCGCTGGCGGCAGCGCGGCGGCCGGATGCCCGTCGTCTACCCCGGGTCGGACGACTACGCGCCCGACGACGGCGAACACCCCGTTCGAAGCCTCCCGTTCCCGTTCTACGAGGGGTTCCGGCTCGGGACGCCGACGGTTCCGGACGGCCTCGGCGACGTGGATATCGTGCACGCGCACACGCCGTTCGCGCTCGGCCTCGCGGGCTACCGGCTCGCCCGCCGGAACGACATCCCGTTCGTCGCGCACTACCACACGCCCACGAGCGAGTACGCCGAGTACATCGTCCCCGACGCAGTCACGGGGTTCACGGAGCGCGCGAGCGAGCGCTGGGAGCGCGCCTTTCTCGACCGCGCTGACCTCGTGCTCACGCCGAGCGAGGAGACGAAACGCCACGTCGAGACCGACATCGGCGTCGACACGCCCGTCGACGCGCTCCCGAACGGCATCGACCTCCAGCAGTTCCGGCCCACCGACCCCGCGGACTTCCGGGAGCGATTCGCCCTCCCGGACGGCCCACTGGTGGGGTACACGGGCCGCCACGGCTACGAGAAGCGCCTCCACGACCTCGTGGACGCCGCCGCCGACCTCGACGCCACGCTCGTCTTCGGCGGGGACGGCCCCGCCCGCAGCGACCTCGAGGCCCGCGCCCGCGAGAACGGCGTCGACGCGCGCTTCCTCGGGTTCCTCGACCGCGCCGACCTCCCCGCGTTCTACTCCGCGCTCGACGTGTTCGCGTTCCCGAGTCCCGTCGAGACGCAGGGGTTAGTCGCGCTCGAAGCGAACGCCTGCGGCACGCCCGTGGTCGCCGCGAACGCCGGCGCGCTCGCCGAAACCGTCGTGGACGGCGAGACCGGCTACCACTACCCGCCCGGCGACACCGACGCGTTCACGGAGGCAATCGAGCGCGCGCTCGCGGACCGCGACCGACTCGCGGAGACGTGTCTCGAACACAGAGAGCGCTTCGGCGTCGAGAAAGCGGTCGACCGCCTCGAAGCGGTCTACGAACGGCTCTAG
- a CDS encoding glycosyltransferase family 4 protein encodes MRVLNYLELEDRLRGGIVTATRQQRAALADTDVEVVTTPWQGGTPFAAGKARLTGAPFFREYDVAHCNTIGPGSLAVARHAKRTDIPLILHAHTTAEDFADSFRFSTQAAPALKRYLKWFYSQADRVLVPSQYTKDLLDSYPVDAPIQTITNGVDAASLDGYESFREETRERFDLDGLVVFSVGEVIERKGLTTFCRVAQETDFDFAWFGPYESGPQASKTTKRWVENPPANVTFTGYMDDKRAAFGAGDVYMFPAKVENQGIAVLEAMACGKPVVLRDIDVFDEFFTDGEDCLKAETDAEFADALERLRDDPALRERLGDGARDTAAEHSLDVVGDRLTDVYREVAGKGDGI; translated from the coding sequence ATGCGCGTCCTCAACTACCTCGAACTGGAAGACCGCCTCCGCGGCGGTATCGTCACCGCGACCCGCCAGCAGCGCGCGGCGCTCGCGGACACCGACGTCGAGGTCGTCACGACGCCCTGGCAGGGCGGCACGCCGTTCGCGGCGGGGAAAGCCCGGCTCACGGGCGCGCCGTTCTTCCGCGAGTACGACGTGGCGCACTGCAACACCATCGGCCCGGGGTCGCTCGCGGTCGCGCGGCACGCGAAGCGCACCGACATCCCGCTGATTCTGCACGCGCACACGACCGCCGAGGACTTCGCGGACTCCTTCCGGTTCTCGACGCAGGCCGCGCCCGCACTCAAGCGCTACCTCAAGTGGTTTTACTCGCAGGCCGACCGCGTGCTCGTCCCGAGTCAGTACACGAAAGACCTCCTCGACTCCTACCCCGTGGACGCGCCCATCCAGACCATCACGAACGGCGTGGACGCCGCGAGTTTGGACGGCTACGAGTCGTTCCGGGAGGAGACTCGGGAGCGCTTCGACCTCGACGGCCTCGTCGTGTTTTCGGTGGGTGAGGTCATCGAGCGCAAGGGCCTCACGACGTTCTGCCGGGTCGCCCAGGAGACCGACTTCGACTTCGCGTGGTTCGGCCCGTACGAGTCCGGGCCGCAGGCGTCGAAGACGACGAAGCGCTGGGTGGAGAACCCGCCCGCGAACGTGACGTTCACGGGCTACATGGACGACAAGCGCGCGGCGTTCGGCGCGGGCGACGTCTACATGTTCCCCGCGAAAGTCGAGAACCAGGGCATCGCCGTGCTGGAGGCGATGGCGTGCGGGAAACCGGTCGTCCTCCGCGACATCGACGTGTTCGACGAGTTCTTCACGGACGGCGAGGACTGCCTGAAGGCGGAGACGGACGCCGAGTTCGCGGACGCGCTCGAACGCCTCCGCGACGACCCCGCCCTCCGCGAACGCCTCGGCGACGGCGCGCGCGACACCGCAGCCGAACACAGCCTCGACGTGGTCGGCGACCGCCTCACCGACGTGTACCGCGAGGTCGCGGGGAAAGGAGACGGCATATAA
- a CDS encoding ribonuclease P protein component 4, translating to MKIAAERIERLGALAKEAARAGEAERARTYVRRARRVAERHRLSLPRQFKRFSCDACDSYLIPGRNARVRTQDGHVVVTCDCGEHARYPYD from the coding sequence ATGAAGATAGCCGCGGAGCGAATCGAACGCCTCGGCGCGCTCGCGAAGGAGGCCGCGAGAGCGGGTGAGGCGGAGCGGGCGCGGACGTACGTCCGGCGGGCGCGGCGCGTCGCGGAGCGCCACCGGCTCTCGCTCCCGCGACAGTTCAAGCGCTTTTCGTGCGACGCCTGCGATTCCTACCTGATTCCGGGGCGGAACGCGCGGGTTCGCACGCAGGACGGGCACGTGGTGGTGACGTGTGACTGCGGGGAGCACGCGCGGTATCCGTACGACTGA
- a CDS encoding YhbY family RNA-binding protein has product MTTEELKTKAHNADVTVWVGKAGVESVVDELKDQLDTRDVVKVKFLRSSRGGTDTEELAADLADRVSADLVETRGNTAVYH; this is encoded by the coding sequence ATGACCACAGAGGAGCTCAAGACGAAGGCGCACAACGCCGACGTGACGGTGTGGGTCGGGAAAGCCGGCGTCGAGTCGGTCGTCGACGAACTCAAAGACCAGCTCGACACGCGCGACGTGGTGAAGGTGAAGTTCCTCCGCTCGTCGCGCGGCGGCACCGACACCGAGGAACTCGCCGCCGACCTCGCCGACCGCGTCAGCGCCGACCTCGTCGAGACGCGCGGGAACACGGCGGTGTACCACTGA
- a CDS encoding mechanosensitive ion channel family protein, with amino-acid sequence MMVEPLPFIDDAIPQYALAVTQLVYFTVAFLAVYLVGRATVVPLVDRALKARDLDAHSRTPLKRLVRIVIVFVGFGVAFGFAGYGNFLTSLATIAAAATLAIGLAMQDVIQNFVAGVFIYTDKPFRIDDWIEWDNGTYSGVVEDISLRVTRVRTFDNELLTVPNSQLTDGVIKNPVAKNKLRLQFLFGIGYDDDIEKATDIIVEEAEKHDGIMDDPGVTVRLTELGGSYVGLKSRFWIDNPSRADFVKTRGEYVTAVKERFDEEGIDIPYPTRTLEGELQVQGDEIAGFGDE; translated from the coding sequence CTGATGGTCGAACCGCTCCCGTTCATCGACGACGCGATCCCGCAGTACGCGCTCGCCGTCACCCAGCTCGTCTACTTCACGGTGGCGTTCCTCGCGGTCTACCTCGTCGGTCGCGCCACCGTCGTCCCGCTCGTCGACCGAGCGCTCAAGGCCCGAGACCTCGACGCGCACTCCCGGACGCCCCTGAAGCGACTCGTCCGCATCGTCATCGTGTTCGTCGGGTTCGGCGTCGCGTTCGGGTTCGCGGGCTACGGGAACTTCCTCACCAGCCTCGCGACCATCGCCGCCGCCGCGACGCTCGCCATCGGCCTCGCGATGCAGGACGTCATCCAGAACTTCGTCGCCGGCGTCTTCATCTACACCGACAAGCCGTTCCGCATCGACGACTGGATCGAGTGGGACAACGGCACGTACTCCGGCGTCGTCGAGGACATCAGCCTCCGCGTCACCCGCGTGCGGACGTTCGACAACGAACTCCTCACCGTCCCGAACAGCCAGCTCACCGACGGCGTCATCAAGAACCCCGTCGCGAAGAACAAGCTCCGCCTCCAGTTCCTCTTCGGCATCGGATACGACGACGACATCGAGAAGGCCACCGACATCATCGTCGAGGAAGCCGAGAAACACGACGGCATCATGGACGACCCCGGCGTCACCGTCCGACTGACTGAACTCGGCGGCTCCTACGTCGGCCTCAAGAGCCGGTTCTGGATCGACAACCCCTCGCGCGCCGACTTCGTGAAGACCCGCGGCGAGTACGTCACCGCCGTGAAGGAGCGCTTCGACGAGGAGGGCATCGACATCCCCTATCCGACCCGCACCCTGGAGGGCGAACTCCAGGTGCAGGGCGACGAAATCGCCGGCTTCGGCGACGAGTAA
- a CDS encoding DUF5798 family protein: protein MGLGGTAKKVQKLADVADSLQSRVTSIREDVEQTQETVTDTNERVEALEREVARQGELLDAIAAELDVETGRPADDDNA, encoded by the coding sequence ATGGGACTCGGAGGAACCGCGAAGAAGGTTCAGAAGCTCGCGGACGTCGCCGACTCGCTGCAGTCGCGCGTCACGTCCATCCGCGAGGACGTCGAACAGACACAGGAGACCGTCACTGACACGAACGAGCGCGTGGAGGCGCTCGAGCGCGAAGTCGCGCGGCAGGGCGAACTCCTCGACGCCATCGCCGCCGAACTCGACGTGGAAACCGGTCGACCCGCGGACGATGACAACGCCTAA
- a CDS encoding PLP-dependent cysteine synthase family protein: MTTHREPLDSVLDTVGETPLVRVHESPDEAPVYAKLESFNPGASVKDRIGTYMLEQMLERGDLAPGGTVIEPTAGNTGIGFAVAAGQLDLDAVFVVPERFSVEKQTLMRALGADVINTPTEDGMERAIERAHELADELENAAVPQQFSNPLNAEAHYETTGPEIHDALDGEVGAIVAGCGTAGTLMGTARYLREQNPDTHVVAVEPEGSLYARLEGDHVDEREYKTEGIGTHNPATNELFDPEFVDDVSQVSDEAAHRELKRLAAEEGHLVASSAGAASVAARQVAEDIVDGVIDAPYDTVVTVFPDSSERYLSKDIYGSYAEWEG, from the coding sequence ATGACGACGCACCGCGAACCGCTCGACTCGGTTCTCGACACCGTGGGTGAGACGCCGCTGGTTCGCGTCCACGAGTCACCGGACGAGGCGCCCGTGTACGCGAAGCTGGAGTCGTTCAATCCCGGCGCGAGCGTGAAAGACCGCATCGGGACGTACATGCTCGAACAGATGCTCGAACGCGGTGACCTCGCCCCGGGCGGCACGGTCATCGAACCCACGGCCGGGAACACCGGTATCGGGTTCGCGGTCGCCGCCGGCCAGCTCGACCTGGACGCGGTGTTCGTCGTGCCCGAACGGTTCAGCGTGGAGAAGCAGACGTTGATGCGCGCGCTCGGCGCGGACGTCATCAACACGCCCACGGAAGACGGGATGGAGCGCGCCATCGAGCGCGCGCACGAACTCGCGGACGAACTCGAGAACGCCGCCGTCCCCCAGCAGTTCTCCAATCCGCTGAACGCGGAGGCGCACTACGAGACGACCGGCCCCGAGATACACGACGCGCTCGATGGCGAGGTCGGCGCAATCGTCGCCGGCTGCGGAACCGCGGGCACGCTCATGGGAACCGCGCGCTACCTCCGCGAGCAGAACCCCGATACGCACGTCGTCGCCGTCGAACCCGAGGGCTCGCTGTACGCCCGCCTCGAGGGAGACCACGTCGACGAGCGCGAGTACAAGACAGAGGGCATCGGAACGCACAACCCGGCGACGAACGAGCTGTTCGACCCCGAGTTCGTGGACGACGTGAGTCAGGTCTCGGACGAGGCCGCCCACCGCGAACTCAAGCGCCTCGCGGCCGAGGAAGGCCACCTCGTCGCGTCGAGCGCCGGCGCGGCCAGCGTCGCGGCCCGCCAGGTCGCCGAGGACATCGTCGACGGCGTCATCGACGCCCCCTACGACACCGTCGTCACCGTCTTCCCGGACTCCAGTGAACGCTACCTCTCCAAGGACATCTACGGGAGCTACGCCGAGTGGGAAGGGTAA
- a CDS encoding CoA-binding protein — protein MPIESDGELREILESQTIAVVGCSSTPGKAAHDVPTYLADHGYEVIPVNPYADEILGKRAYDSLDDVAEEIDVVDVFRPGDEAPGIVEQAVARDDVNAVWLQLDITNDEAAEMAEDAGLRFVQDKCMKVEHRRLLG, from the coding sequence ATGCCCATCGAGAGTGACGGCGAACTCCGCGAGATACTCGAGTCCCAGACCATCGCCGTCGTCGGGTGTTCGAGCACGCCCGGGAAGGCCGCCCACGACGTCCCGACGTACCTCGCAGACCACGGCTACGAGGTCATTCCGGTCAACCCCTACGCCGACGAAATCCTCGGCAAACGGGCGTACGACTCGCTCGACGACGTAGCCGAAGAAATCGACGTCGTGGACGTGTTCCGGCCGGGCGACGAAGCCCCCGGAATCGTCGAGCAAGCCGTCGCCCGCGACGACGTGAACGCCGTCTGGCTCCAGCTCGACATCACCAACGACGAGGCGGCCGAGATGGCGGAAGACGCCGGGCTCCGCTTCGTCCAGGACAAGTGCATGAAAGTCGAGCACCGGCGGCTACTCGGCTAG
- a CDS encoding geranylgeranylglycerol-phosphate geranylgeranyltransferase, whose product MSTVRGAVELTRPGNVVAAGVLTFVGAFVAGGAADQPFYTAVAVAATMLAIAAGNAINDYFDRDIDAINQPDRPIPRGAVSPRGALAFSLALFGGAIVCALFLPVFAIAIAGVNFVALLVYTEYLKGLPGAGNFVVAYLVGSTFLFGAAAVGDVAAGAVLCVLAALSTFTREVVKDVEDIAGDREEGLNTLPIAIGERRALAVATLSLVVAVLASPLPYLWDVFGAPYLAVVAVADLTMLYATSESFSDPTRGQSLLKYGMFLAVVAFLVGRAAAL is encoded by the coding sequence ATGTCTACGGTTCGCGGCGCCGTCGAGCTGACGCGACCCGGGAACGTCGTCGCCGCGGGCGTGCTGACGTTCGTCGGCGCGTTCGTCGCGGGCGGCGCGGCCGACCAGCCGTTCTACACGGCGGTGGCGGTCGCGGCGACGATGCTCGCCATCGCGGCGGGGAACGCCATCAACGACTACTTCGACCGCGACATCGACGCCATCAACCAGCCCGACCGACCGATCCCGCGCGGCGCGGTGTCCCCGCGCGGCGCGCTCGCGTTCAGCCTCGCGCTGTTCGGCGGCGCAATCGTCTGCGCGCTCTTCCTCCCCGTTTTCGCCATCGCCATCGCGGGCGTGAACTTCGTCGCGCTCCTCGTCTATACTGAGTACCTGAAGGGGCTCCCGGGCGCGGGGAACTTCGTCGTCGCCTACCTCGTCGGGAGCACGTTCCTCTTCGGCGCGGCCGCAGTCGGTGACGTGGCCGCCGGGGCCGTCCTGTGCGTGCTCGCCGCACTCTCGACGTTCACGCGCGAGGTCGTAAAGGACGTAGAAGACATCGCGGGCGACCGCGAGGAGGGATTGAACACCCTCCCGATCGCCATCGGGGAGCGACGCGCGCTCGCCGTTGCAACCCTCTCGCTCGTCGTTGCCGTCCTCGCCAGCCCCCTCCCCTACCTCTGGGACGTGTTCGGCGCGCCCTATCTCGCCGTCGTCGCCGTCGCTGACCTCACGATGCTGTACGCGACCTCCGAATCCTTCAGCGACCCGACCCGCGGCCAGTCCCTCCTCAAGTACGGGATGTTCCTCGCCGTCGTCGCCTTCCTCGTCGGCCGCGCCGCGGCCCTCTGA
- a CDS encoding cold-shock protein — MASGKVDFFNDTGGYGFIETEDEDEDVFFHMEDVGGPDLEEGTEVEFEIEDAPKGPRAKNVTRL; from the coding sequence ATGGCAAGCGGAAAAGTTGATTTCTTCAACGACACTGGCGGCTACGGATTCATCGAGACTGAGGACGAGGACGAGGACGTGTTCTTCCACATGGAGGACGTCGGCGGCCCGGACCTCGAAGAAGGCACTGAGGTCGAGTTCGAGATCGAGGACGCCCCCAAGGGCCCCCGCGCGAAGAACGTCACCCGCCTCTAA
- a CDS encoding carbonic anhydrase, with amino-acid sequence MDTLAALLAGNDAHVAAFRDRFDDVQDAQRPDAVTVCCSDSRVLQDHMWGNDQPGRVFTCSNIGNRVVQRTAAGTVVAGDVLYPIAHTDTDLAVVVGHSGCGAVTATYDAITTDIVDEPPGIEHCIGLLRPELEPCLEHLPDGRGRADTVNDLVECNVDQQVRALRESEDVPDDTTVAGVVYDFQNAYDGARGEAHVVNVDGERDPEVLRDRHPTIAGRVQRRVTY; translated from the coding sequence ATGGACACGCTCGCCGCACTGCTCGCCGGGAACGACGCGCACGTCGCCGCGTTCCGCGACCGGTTCGACGACGTGCAGGACGCGCAGCGTCCCGATGCAGTGACGGTCTGCTGTTCGGACTCCCGCGTCCTCCAAGACCACATGTGGGGGAACGACCAACCGGGCCGGGTGTTCACGTGTTCGAACATCGGTAACCGGGTCGTCCAGCGCACCGCTGCGGGCACGGTGGTCGCCGGGGACGTGCTCTACCCCATCGCGCACACCGACACCGACCTCGCGGTCGTCGTCGGGCACTCGGGATGCGGCGCGGTCACCGCCACCTACGACGCTATCACCACCGATATCGTCGACGAGCCCCCGGGAATCGAACACTGTATCGGCCTCTTGCGGCCCGAACTCGAGCCCTGTCTCGAGCACCTACCGGACGGGCGCGGGCGAGCGGACACGGTGAACGACCTCGTGGAGTGCAACGTCGACCAGCAGGTGCGCGCGCTCCGCGAGAGCGAGGACGTGCCGGACGACACGACCGTCGCGGGCGTCGTCTACGACTTCCAGAACGCCTACGACGGCGCGCGCGGCGAGGCGCACGTCGTCAACGTGGACGGCGAACGCGACCCCGAGGTGCTCCGCGACCGCCACCCCACCATCGCCGGGCGCGTCCAGCGCCGCGTCACGTACTGA
- a CDS encoding Lrp/AsnC family transcriptional regulator yields the protein MTEYELDDTDREIIYALQEDARNLSSAEIADRTDASSSTVRKRIQRLESEGVIKGYSANVDYQKSGYPLRMLLFCTAPIPKRGERIQDILDIPGVVSVQELVTGEENLLVTVVGETDEDITTVANALLDMDLTVSDEVLVRSHGTTPFDDLARERTPSGE from the coding sequence ATGACCGAGTACGAGCTCGACGATACGGATCGAGAGATAATCTACGCGCTCCAGGAGGACGCTCGGAACCTCTCGTCAGCCGAGATCGCCGACCGTACTGACGCGTCGTCGAGCACGGTGCGAAAGCGCATCCAGCGACTCGAATCGGAGGGCGTGATCAAGGGGTACAGCGCGAACGTTGATTACCAGAAGTCGGGGTATCCGCTCCGGATGCTCCTGTTCTGTACGGCGCCGATTCCGAAGCGCGGCGAGCGCATCCAGGACATCCTCGATATCCCGGGCGTCGTGTCGGTGCAGGAGTTGGTCACGGGCGAGGAGAACCTGCTCGTGACGGTCGTCGGCGAGACCGACGAGGACATCACGACGGTGGCGAACGCGCTCCTCGACATGGATTTGACCGTCTCGGACGAGGTTCTCGTGCGCAGTCACGGGACGACGCCGTTCGACGACCTCGCCCGGGAGCGCACACCGAGCGGCGAGTAA
- a CDS encoding proton-conducting transporter membrane subunit, giving the protein MTGHAHANDSVQPSETTPSASGVARATTAAVWALFALSIATTAVSIASGSAWRVPGYVVVDGLTAVVWTAVTFFSAIVHSYSRRYMAGDAAIDRFFALTFGFTLAVMVVAAADHVALFAAAWLAMGLTMAELIGHAREWTQAQAAETLTRRYFLASGVALTGALALLAWATGTTTVSVILAETGGLSPEVTWLAIGGLFLAAMIQSALFPFHDWLLSSMTAPTPASALMHAGFVNAGGILLTRFAPVFADIPAALAVLVVVGAASALVGQALLLVRPDVKRRLGGSTVAQMGFMILQCGLGFFAAAVTHLILHGFYKAYLFLSAGSAVEQTAPAENAQTGRALPSLAVGLGAAAVGAAVFVALTGKGAEPNSGLVLAGLVALTTLHAARDAVERANLSPGAALVALPVIVVVPVAVYGVLFNAIAIALADAPMTHAPTDLSAVHAAVAAAFLLAYLAVERGWHESSKRLYVALLNLSQPAPETELTTAEDYNDA; this is encoded by the coding sequence ATGACTGGACACGCACACGCGAACGACTCGGTACAACCCTCGGAGACGACGCCGTCCGCTTCGGGGGTGGCGCGAGCGACGACGGCCGCGGTCTGGGCGCTGTTCGCGCTCAGCATCGCGACGACAGCCGTTTCGATCGCGAGCGGATCCGCGTGGCGAGTACCGGGATACGTCGTCGTGGACGGCCTGACCGCGGTCGTCTGGACCGCCGTCACCTTCTTCAGCGCCATCGTTCACTCCTACTCCCGGCGGTACATGGCCGGGGACGCCGCCATCGACCGGTTCTTCGCGCTAACGTTCGGATTCACGCTCGCGGTGATGGTCGTCGCCGCCGCTGACCACGTCGCGCTGTTCGCCGCGGCGTGGCTGGCGATGGGGCTGACGATGGCCGAACTCATCGGCCACGCCCGCGAGTGGACGCAGGCGCAGGCCGCCGAGACGCTCACGCGGCGCTACTTCCTCGCGAGCGGCGTCGCGCTCACCGGCGCGCTCGCGCTCCTCGCGTGGGCGACCGGAACGACCACGGTTTCCGTCATCCTCGCAGAAACCGGCGGCCTCTCCCCCGAAGTCACCTGGCTCGCGATCGGCGGGCTCTTCCTCGCGGCGATGATTCAGTCCGCGCTGTTCCCCTTCCACGACTGGCTGCTGTCGTCGATGACCGCGCCGACGCCCGCCTCCGCCCTGATGCACGCCGGGTTCGTCAACGCCGGCGGCATCCTGCTCACGCGCTTCGCGCCCGTGTTCGCGGACATCCCTGCGGCGCTGGCGGTGCTCGTCGTCGTCGGCGCCGCGAGCGCCCTCGTCGGGCAGGCGCTCCTGCTCGTCCGCCCGGACGTGAAGCGCCGGCTCGGCGGCTCCACCGTCGCCCAGATGGGGTTCATGATACTCCAGTGCGGCCTCGGGTTCTTCGCCGCCGCCGTCACCCACCTCATCCTCCACGGCTTCTACAAGGCCTACCTGTTCCTCTCCGCCGGCAGCGCCGTCGAACAGACCGCGCCCGCGGAGAACGCCCAGACAGGTAGGGCGCTGCCGTCGCTCGCCGTCGGCCTCGGGGCCGCCGCGGTCGGCGCCGCGGTGTTCGTCGCGCTCACCGGGAAGGGCGCGGAACCGAACTCCGGCCTCGTCCTCGCCGGCCTCGTCGCCCTGACGACCCTGCACGCGGCCCGCGACGCCGTGGAGCGCGCGAACCTCTCCCCGGGCGCAGCGCTCGTCGCCCTCCCCGTCATCGTCGTCGTCCCCGTCGCCGTCTACGGCGTCCTGTTCAACGCCATCGCTATCGCGCTCGCGGACGCGCCGATGACACACGCGCCGACCGACCTCTCGGCCGTGCACGCCGCCGTCGCCGCCGCCTTCCTCCTCGCGTATCTCGCAGTCGAACGCGGCTGGCACGAATCCAGCAAGCGGCTCTACGTCGCCCTCCTGAACCTCTCGCAGCCGGCTCCCGAAACCGAACTCACCACCGCGGAGGACTACAATGACGCGTGA